Within the Candidatus Methylomirabilis sp. genome, the region TGTACTGCCGCTCAATGGAAGAGGCTAGCTGCGCGCCCAAGCTTCCAGTTTACCGCGCATACGACGCCGTTGCTGGGTGACGCCAGACCTCTACTGGATTTTGTCCGGCCTCTCCTGCCGCTCTTGCGCCTCGCAGGAGTTCGCGGACTGCAGCCCAATAACTAGGCATGATCGTTCTTCTGTATACCGAGTCCTCGGGTAGCCCCTCCATTAAACGGCGGTGGGCCTCTCCCATAGAATGATAAGGCATCAACGGGAACGCGTGATGAAGGGTATGGTAACGTAATCCAACGGGAAATAAGAACAGCGTCAAGAGAGACCGTTCCCCGATCGTCAGGGAGTCCTCGATCTGTTCCTCGTATGTCATCCTGCTTCCTGCATTCGCATACCGGTGCGCAGTGAGATTACGAACCCAGTTCAGGCTGATCGTCCAGACCACCAGGCAATACACGAGACCGATCGTCGTCCACGTGATCCATCCTTTCAACAGCAGCGCGAGCACGACGACCACCCACAGAAATCCGAGCAGGTCCCACACCACCCAAGGTCCCCGAGGCTCCGTTGGTGGGATGATGCGGTGATAATACGGGTTGATGATATAGGAAGACCAGCGTTCCATCACCCATTGCCGCAACCGAGGATGGAGAAATGACAGCGGCACTAAGACCAGGAAGCGAAAGACGGTCAAAGGCGGCAGTACGAGGACCTGCGCAAGATACAGCAACGTTTCTTGAACAGGCGCCGAGCCCAACGGTAGATACTCTCCATCAGCCGGCGTGCCGAACTTACGAGGGTGATGATGGTCGAGATGGTTCCTGTACAGGAGCGAATGCATGAGCAGGGGCACCCCGACGGCAAGATTCCAGGCGATACGAAATCCCGCCATAGAGGGCTCCTCCCTATGGACAATCTCATGGATAAAGATCCCAGCCCGAAACAGCGCAGGTCCGGCCAGCAGGAATGCGCTGATCTGCATCGGCGAAAAAGCCGGGGCCATCAGGTACACAGCGACACATCCGTATCCAATGAAGATCGTAACCAGGAAATCGATCCAATAGAGTGCGGGCTTGGGCGCGAACAGATCCTGAAGAAGCCTTTTCGCCTCTGAGCGCGAAAACGGCCGCGATCCCGGCCCCTGCCCGACAACAGAAGACACCTCTTTCTTATAGTCGTACAAAGTCAACCTCCCCTCCGTAAGCCACTGTTAATACGCACGGCGGTACGTCCCACAAGGATTTGTCCGTCAAGGGCATATTCGCCGTCGCTATCGGAAGCGCCAGGGGATGATAGCTCCCACAGGTGATTGAAGCCTCTCCAAATATAATGGCGCAACAGCCTTCACTGGCAATGGGTACGCTTCCCGGGAAATGAGAAACGCCACCCAGTTGTTGTGCGGAAATCTAGCTGAACATTCGTAGGACCAGGTATAAGTATATATTTATACCATAGAAAGGTCAACCAGGTCAAGATCGGCCCCTCAACTGAGAGTA harbors:
- a CDS encoding fatty acid desaturase, coding for MTLYDYKKEVSSVVGQGPGSRPFSRSEAKRLLQDLFAPKPALYWIDFLVTIFIGYGCVAVYLMAPAFSPMQISAFLLAGPALFRAGIFIHEIVHREEPSMAGFRIAWNLAVGVPLLMHSLLYRNHLDHHHPRKFGTPADGEYLPLGSAPVQETLLYLAQVLVLPPLTVFRFLVLVPLSFLHPRLRQWVMERWSSYIINPYYHRIIPPTEPRGPWVVWDLLGFLWVVVVLALLLKGWITWTTIGLVYCLVVWTISLNWVRNLTAHRYANAGSRMTYEEQIEDSLTIGERSLLTLFLFPVGLRYHTLHHAFPLMPYHSMGEAHRRLMEGLPEDSVYRRTIMPSYWAAVRELLRGARAAGEAGQNPVEVWRHPATASYAR